The following coding sequences lie in one Arachis hypogaea cultivar Tifrunner chromosome 9, arahy.Tifrunner.gnm2.J5K5, whole genome shotgun sequence genomic window:
- the LOC112711093 gene encoding T-complex protein 1 subunit gamma, translating to MQAPVLVLKDNLKRESGSKVQHANINASKAVADIIRTTLGPRSMLKMLLDAGGGIVVTNDGNAILRELDVAHPAAKSMIELSRTQDEEVGDGTTSVIILAGEMLHVAEAFIEKNYHPTVICRAYNKALEDAIAVLDKIAMPIDTKDRSTMLGLVKSCIGTKFTSQFGDLIADLAIDATTTVGVDLGKGLRDVDIKNYIKVEKVPGGQLEDSKVLKGVMINKDVVAPGKMRRKIVNPRIILLDSPLEYKKGENQTNAELLREEDWSLLLKMEEEYIQELCMQILKFKPDLVITEKGLSDLACHYLSKHGVSAIRRLRKTDNNRIAKACGAVIVNRPDELQESDVGTGAGLFEVKKIGDEFFAFIVECKDPKACTVLLRGASKDLLNEVERNLQDAMSVARNIIKNPNLVPGGGATELTVSATLKQKSSSVQGIEKWPYEAAAIAFEAIPRTLAQNCGINVIRTMTALQGKHANGENAWVGIDGNTGAITDMKEAKIWDAYNVKAQTFKTAIEAACMLLRIDDVVSGIKKRQAPGAGQGPSKPKVETEADADGEQILPD from the exons ATGCAGGCCCCGGTTCTAGTTCTTa AGGACAATTTGAAGCGTGAGTCTGGTAGCAAGGTGCAGCATGCTAATATCAATGCATCAAAG GCCGTTGCTGATATAATTCGTACAACCTTGGGACCTAGATCGATGTTAAAAATGCTGCTTGATGCTGGGGGTG GAATTGTGGTGACAAATGATGGAAATGCTATTTTGCGTGAATTAGATGTTGCTCACCCAGCTGCAAAG TCTATGATTGAATTGAGTCGTACCCAAGATGAAGAAGTGGGAGATGGAACAACATCTGTCATCATTCTTG CTGGTGAGATGCTTCATGTTGCTGAAGCTTTCATTGAGAAGAATTATCACCCCACAGTCATTTGCCGAG CTTACAACAAAGCTCTGGAGGATGCCATTGCTGTTCTTGACAAAATTGCAATGCCTATTGATACTAAAGATA GATCCACAATGCTGGGGCTAGTTAAAAGCTGCATAGGTACCAAATTCACTAGTCAGTTTGGGGATTTAATTGCT GATTTAGCTATTGATGCTACTACCACAGTGGGTGTTGATCTTGGCAAAGGCTTGAGAGATgtagatataaaaaattatattaaggtTGAGAAGGTCCCTGGTGGGCAGCTGGAGGATTCCAAAGTTCTTAAAGGAGTTATGATAAACAAAGATGTGGTTGCCCCTGGCAAAATGAGGAGAAAAATTGTTAACCCACGCATCATCCTTCTTGACAGTCCCCTTGAGTATAAAAAGGGTGAAAACCAAACAAATGCTGAACTTCTCCGAGAAGAAGACTGGAGTCTCTTGTTGAAGATGGAAGAAGAATACATTCAGGAGCTTTGCATGCAAATATTGAAGTTTAAACCTGATTTAGTGATTACAGAGAAGGGCCTTAGTGATTTGGCATGCCATTATCTTAGCAAGCATGGAGTGAGTGCTATCAGAAGGCTGAGGAAAACTGATAATAATAGAATTGCAAAAGCATGTGGTGCTGTTATTGTGAACAGACCAGATGAATTACAGGAATCTGATGTTGGTACTGGCGCGGGGTTATTTGAAGTAAAGAAAATCGGAGATGAGTTTTTTGCATTTATTGTTGAATGCAAAGACCCTAAAGCTTGTACTGTACTATTGAGGGGAGCTAGTAAGGATCTCTTGAATGAAGTTGAAAGAAACTTACAG GATGCTATGTCTGTTGCAAGGAATATAATAAAAAACCCAAATCTTGTTCCTGGTGGTGGTGCTACCGAGTTGACTGTATCAGCGACTTTGAAGCAGAAGAGTTCATCAGTTCAAGGAATAGAGAAG TGGCCCTATGAAGCAGCTGCCATTGCTTTTGAGGCTATACCTCGTACTTTGGCACAAAATTGTGGAATTAACGTCATCAGGACTATGACTGCACTACAAGGAAAA CATGCGAATGGAGAGAATGCGTGGGTTGGCATAGATGGAAATACTGGTGCCATCACTGACATGAAAGAAGCTAAG ATCTGGGATGCATACAACGTGAAGGCACAAACATTTAAGACTGCAATCGAAGCTGCTTGCATGCTTCTCCGGATTGACGATGTAGTGAGTGGAATCAAGAAGAGGCAGGCCCCTGGAGCAGGCCAGGGTCCTTCGAAGCCTAAGGTTGAGACCGAGGCAGATGCCGATGGCGAGCAAATTCTACCTGACTGA
- the LOC112711094 gene encoding eukaryotic translation initiation factor 6-2 codes for MATRLQFENNCEVGVFSKLTNAYCLVAIGGSENFYSAFEAELADVIPVVKTSIGGTRIIGRLCVGNKNGLLLPHTTTDQELQHLRNSLPDQVVVQRVDERLSALGNCIACNDHVALAHTDLDKETEELIADVLGVEVFRQTIAGNILVGSYCALSNRGGLVHPHTSIEDLDELSTLLQVPLVAGTVNRGSEVIAAGMTVNDWTAFCGSDTTATELSVIESVFKLREAQPNAIANEMRKSLIDSYV; via the exons ATGGCAACTA GACTTCAGTTTGAGAATAATTGTGAAGTTGGAGTCTTCTCAAAACTTACCAATGCCTACTGTTTGGTTGCCATTGGGGGTTCCGAAAATTTCTACAG TGCCTTTGAGGCTGAGTTAGCAGATGTTATCCCTGTTGTCAAAACCTCCATTGGTGGAACTCGTATCATTGGTCGTCTTTGTGTTG GAAACAAGAATGGTCTTCTCTTGCCCCATACCACAACAGACCAag AACTTCAACATTTGAGGAATAGTTTACCCGATCAAGTTGTTGTTCAACGCGTAGATGAAAGATTATCGGCTCTGGGAAATTGTATAGCATGTAATGACCATGTTGCCCTCGCACACACCGATCTCGACAAG GAAACTGAGGAGTTAATTGCAGATGTTCTTGGAGTAGAAGTTTTCAGGCAAACTATCGCGGGCAACATTCTTGTTGGCAGTTACTGCGCCTTATCAAACAGGGGTGGTTTG GTTCACCCACATACTTCAATTGAAGACTTGGATGAGCTTTCGACCCTTCTTCAGGTGCCCTTGGTGGCTGGGACTGTCAACCGTGGCAGTGAAGTAATAGCAGCCGGCATGACAGTAAATGACTGGACAGCATTTTGCGGGTCAGATACGACGGCAACGGAACTGTCCGTGATTGAGAGTGTTTTCAAGCTGAGAGAAGCACAGCCCAATGCAATTGCGAATGAGATGAGGAAATCTCTCATTGATAGTTATGTATGA